The following coding sequences lie in one Listeria ivanovii subsp. londoniensis genomic window:
- a CDS encoding ASCH domain-containing protein, with translation MEKYKDSVNKMWHDYRAKNQEVSNKFEAWAFGDSAEMANELGELVMAGTKTGTSSLFYWCDQGGETMPSVGSYVVILDGEEEAMGIIKLVDVTIMPFNEVSERFAYLEGEGDRTLEYWRKVHTDFFTNESVELGIDFNEDVLVVCEEFEVVYK, from the coding sequence GTGGAAAAGTATAAAGATTCAGTAAATAAAATGTGGCATGACTATCGAGCAAAAAATCAGGAAGTTTCCAATAAATTTGAGGCATGGGCATTTGGAGATTCAGCTGAAATGGCAAATGAACTTGGGGAACTTGTAATGGCGGGCACAAAAACAGGAACTAGCAGCTTGTTTTATTGGTGTGACCAAGGTGGAGAAACAATGCCATCTGTTGGTTCTTATGTTGTTATTTTAGATGGCGAAGAAGAGGCGATGGGGATAATAAAACTAGTGGATGTAACAATTATGCCATTTAATGAAGTTTCTGAGAGATTTGCTTATTTAGAAGGTGAAGGGGACAGAACACTTGAATATTGGCGAAAAGTACATACTGATTTTTTCACAAATGAGTCGGTTGAACTTGGAATAGATTTTAACGAAGATGTTCTTGTTGTTTGCGAAGAGTTTGAGGTTGTTTATAAATAA
- a CDS encoding transglutaminase family protein: MGKDYYFLDSALSSAESKQENIDAWLETQQTDFYQAQIAQERDYCFWCKMVETAKPTSRKSYTSMAYTLNDPNMLNSAAKSNFILAEDEVLYIHTLSVVRDGKVIDKLNDINVKVLDYVRDENQASFNDEKKVTVLIRDLHLNDIFIIETSTELKYQEDSIRNQFFRWIYTYPNSYWAYGKYRFELKNETGQQLEVNYNYFRDDEGNILEKEKEFVENQKSYVIEENSYIGKNPNELELAPFIDFTTQKTYPEITKTISDLYQKFYQVDVTDFAADFTSELDELPSLQHKIRHTIDFVQKEVYYLYNEAEMDGHEPQPAEVTYNTKQGDCKAKTLLLKVLLDYLGVDSEFVLVSYDRDIFLPVYAPSPFNFNHAILKINYENQVYFVDATINDDQGFLENRQKNSFMYYLEIKEGTELQKQEPFQDQVPSVEEIVRCDVKENKGYVTFERKLRGRMANGSREMFKNDSVKDIINRYNYAIYSNMTLYKKYEENEIDKYFSDESIKIVEDNKELNELSIIYKATISDPYIVENKKRYLHFWSWGNFIDDAAEKHFHKDFPYWVDRNVIKMEIHLTTDKPIDQQDSYTRQECNIKSKYLQHRVTKKVMKNGASTYLEYKPYHNLTISGEDLKDYVKANKEILNSNWGIGIDIIEDGLFKKIGKLFK; encoded by the coding sequence ATGGGAAAAGATTATTATTTTTTAGATTCAGCTTTAAGTTCTGCTGAATCTAAACAAGAAAATATCGATGCTTGGTTAGAGACGCAACAAACGGACTTTTATCAAGCTCAAATAGCACAAGAACGAGATTATTGTTTTTGGTGCAAGATGGTGGAAACAGCCAAACCTACTTCACGTAAAAGCTACACATCAATGGCATATACTTTAAATGACCCTAACATGTTAAATTCAGCAGCAAAATCTAATTTTATTTTAGCGGAAGATGAAGTGCTTTATATTCATACTTTATCCGTTGTTCGTGATGGTAAAGTAATCGATAAACTAAATGATATAAATGTGAAAGTATTAGATTATGTACGCGATGAAAATCAAGCTAGCTTTAATGATGAAAAAAAAGTGACTGTGCTAATTCGAGATTTGCATTTAAATGATATTTTCATTATTGAAACATCAACTGAGCTGAAATATCAGGAAGATAGCATTCGTAATCAATTTTTCCGCTGGATTTATACGTATCCAAACTCTTACTGGGCGTATGGAAAATACCGCTTCGAGTTAAAGAATGAAACAGGACAACAACTAGAAGTGAATTATAATTATTTCCGCGATGATGAAGGAAATATTTTAGAAAAAGAGAAAGAATTTGTTGAAAATCAAAAATCTTATGTCATTGAAGAAAATTCTTATATTGGAAAAAATCCAAATGAATTAGAGCTTGCGCCATTTATTGATTTTACAACGCAAAAAACGTATCCAGAAATAACGAAGACTATTAGTGACTTATATCAAAAGTTCTATCAAGTGGATGTGACTGACTTTGCGGCTGATTTCACTTCTGAATTAGATGAATTACCTTCGTTACAACATAAAATCCGACATACTATCGACTTTGTTCAAAAGGAAGTTTACTATTTATACAATGAAGCTGAAATGGATGGGCATGAACCGCAACCTGCTGAAGTTACTTACAACACGAAACAAGGTGATTGTAAGGCGAAAACACTTCTATTAAAAGTACTATTAGACTATCTTGGAGTGGACTCTGAGTTCGTTTTAGTTAGTTATGATCGAGATATCTTTTTACCTGTGTATGCGCCGTCTCCTTTCAATTTTAACCATGCGATTTTAAAAATTAATTATGAAAATCAAGTTTATTTTGTGGATGCGACAATCAATGATGACCAGGGATTTTTAGAAAACCGTCAGAAAAATAGCTTTATGTATTATTTGGAAATTAAGGAAGGAACAGAATTACAAAAACAAGAGCCATTTCAAGATCAAGTGCCATCAGTGGAAGAAATTGTTCGATGTGATGTCAAAGAAAACAAAGGGTATGTTACTTTTGAAAGAAAGTTACGCGGCAGAATGGCTAATGGCTCGCGCGAAATGTTCAAAAATGACTCGGTTAAAGATATTATCAATCGCTACAATTATGCCATTTATAGTAATATGACATTGTACAAAAAATATGAAGAAAATGAGATTGATAAATATTTTAGCGATGAGTCGATTAAAATAGTGGAAGATAATAAGGAACTAAATGAACTTTCAATCATATATAAGGCGACTATTTCTGATCCTTATATTGTAGAAAATAAAAAGCGCTATTTACATTTCTGGAGTTGGGGAAACTTCATTGATGATGCGGCTGAAAAACATTTCCATAAGGACTTCCCGTACTGGGTTGATCGCAATGTCATTAAAATGGAGATTCATTTGACGACAGATAAGCCAATTGATCAACAAGATTCGTATACGCGGCAAGAATGTAATATTAAATCTAAGTATCTGCAACATCGCGTCACGAAGAAAGTGATGAAAAATGGTGCTTCTACTTACTTGGAGTATAAACCATATCACAACCTCACTATTTCAGGAGAAGATTTAAAAGACTATGTGAAAGCAAACAAAGAAATTCTTAATAGTAATTGGGGTATCGGTATCGATATTATTGAGGATGGTTTGTTTAAAAAAATTGGTAAGTTATTTAAATAA
- a CDS encoding GNAT family N-acetyltransferase: MENRKQMLKTERLFLSEMTLADTEILFGYWSDDSVTRYMNIEPFQSLQPVEEMIRMLRQLEMEGKALRCVIILQATGEIIGTCGFNYIDHENQRAEIAYDLGTRFWKRGYATEAVQALMEWGIESFKLHRMEAKVDPRNEASISLLEKLGFQEEGLLRDYEKIGTEYQDLKLFSWLNK, from the coding sequence ATGGAAAATCGGAAACAAATGTTGAAAACGGAGCGACTTTTTTTAAGTGAAATGACATTGGCTGATACGGAAATTTTATTTGGTTACTGGTCAGATGATTCGGTGACTAGATATATGAATATTGAACCTTTCCAGAGCTTACAACCTGTGGAGGAAATGATACGCATGCTTAGGCAATTAGAAATGGAAGGTAAGGCGCTTCGATGTGTGATTATTTTACAAGCAACAGGAGAAATTATTGGGACATGTGGCTTTAATTACATTGATCACGAGAATCAGCGTGCGGAAATTGCTTATGATTTAGGAACACGCTTTTGGAAACGTGGTTATGCAACAGAAGCGGTACAAGCTTTAATGGAATGGGGAATAGAGTCCTTTAAGCTACACCGAATGGAAGCAAAGGTGGATCCTAGAAATGAAGCATCTATTAGTTTGCTTGAAAAGCTTGGTTTTCAAGAAGAAGGTCTACTTCGGGATTATGAAAAAATTGGAACAGAATATCAAGATTTGAAATTATTTTCTTGGTTAAATAAGTAA
- a CDS encoding LacI family DNA-binding transcriptional regulator, with protein MAATIYDIAKHAGVSKSTVSRVLNNQANISKEARQKVLVAIDKLNYQPSKLARALTSSGFDAIMVISNRSTTTTTGNPFFSEIIQSISTQAELENFDLILQTAKNSEDELKKCLSKIQEKMIKGIIMLSSPADEDFFHQLDPYNIPIVVTGKVEGSYKNIYSVDTDNFGDSYALTKHLINQGHKKIACIHAPLDYHVSIDRLAGFRSCLFDHQLDLRNDWIIDSGYSIEDSYSAALRLMEGQDKPTAVFATDDLKVLSIYKMSADKGLQIPANLSVIGYNDKVASSFLSPPLTSIDIPINKLGKKATTLLFRLIHQDKNVPKTTIIKTEMIERESIQKINS; from the coding sequence TTGGCAGCTACCATTTACGATATAGCAAAACATGCGGGAGTTTCAAAGTCTACGGTATCAAGAGTATTAAATAATCAAGCTAACATCTCCAAAGAAGCACGACAAAAAGTATTAGTAGCAATTGATAAACTCAACTACCAACCAAGTAAACTAGCACGTGCTCTAACTTCATCTGGATTTGATGCCATTATGGTTATTTCCAATCGTTCTACTACAACGACTACTGGGAATCCTTTCTTTTCAGAAATAATTCAATCAATTTCCACTCAAGCTGAGTTGGAAAATTTCGATTTGATTCTTCAAACTGCCAAAAACAGTGAAGATGAACTGAAAAAATGTCTTTCCAAAATCCAAGAAAAAATGATTAAAGGTATTATTATGCTTAGTTCCCCAGCGGATGAAGATTTTTTTCACCAATTAGATCCATATAATATCCCCATCGTGGTCACAGGAAAAGTAGAAGGTAGCTATAAAAATATTTATTCTGTCGATACGGATAATTTTGGTGACAGCTATGCTCTTACAAAACATTTAATTAATCAAGGTCATAAAAAAATCGCTTGTATTCACGCACCACTCGATTACCATGTTTCCATTGATCGTCTCGCTGGTTTTCGTAGTTGTCTTTTTGATCATCAATTAGATCTTCGTAATGATTGGATTATTGATAGTGGCTATAGCATTGAAGATAGTTACAGCGCTGCACTACGCTTAATGGAGGGCCAAGATAAACCTACTGCCGTTTTTGCGACGGATGATTTAAAAGTGCTTAGTATTTACAAAATGTCCGCGGATAAAGGCTTACAAATCCCTGCAAATCTCTCTGTCATCGGTTATAATGATAAAGTAGCATCATCTTTTCTATCACCACCGCTTACTTCAATTGATATCCCGATAAATAAACTAGGAAAAAAGGCAACTACCTTGTTATTCCGTCTTATTCATCAAGATAAAAATGTACCAAAAACAACCATTATTAAAACCGAAATGATTGAACGTGAATCCATTCAGAAGATAAACAGCTAA